A segment of the Chloroflexota bacterium genome:
CTTTCCACGGCATGGCGTCGCCGAGTTGGCGGCCGCCGGGCGTGACGCCCTCACGCAGGGCTTTGAAGAAATCGGCCTCCGACCAGCCGACGAGTTCGCCGCCGGGCGTGAGGTTGGGCGCAAAGGGGGCGCCCGGTTCGGAAGGTTGCGCGCCGTTGAGTTGCGGGCCGTGGCAACTGGGACAGCCATTCGCGTTGGACAGATACTCGCCGTAGTCCACCGTCACCCCGACCGGCGGCGCGGGCGGGCGCACGTCGTGCTGAATCGTCTCGGCATAGAGCAGGTTGCCAAACGCGCCGAGGGAATACAGCACTTTGGCGAACGGCGCTAACGACCGTGGGCGAGTTTCGCGATCTACCGGCGGAACGGATTTCACGTAGGCGATGACGCCGCCCAGGTCTGCATCGCTGAGGTAGTAGTAATCGCTGGACGGCATGATGAAGACCGACGTGCCATCATGCTTGATCCCGTGCCGGATCGCCCGTACCCAGTTGGCGTCGGTGTTCGCGCCGCCGAGGCCGCCCTTGCCCGCCGTGAGGTTTGGCGCGTCCACGTAGCCAAGCGACGGATCATCAAAGAACGGGCCGCCGCCCAAATCTTCGCCATGGCAGGTCTGGCAGTGCATTTCAGCCCAGTGTTTGCCGATTGCCAGACTGGCCGCGTCGGTGGGAACAGTGACTGGCTCGGGTGTAATGTCGTAGGTTTTGTTGAACCGGAATTCGGCGCTGAGGTACAACCCGGCCAGCGCCAGAACAATGAGGCCGACGAGCGCGCCCACCACAATGCCGATCCATTTGAGTATTTTCTTCATGGTAGTCTTCCTTTGGTTTTTTTGTTTTTATCTTCCGCGCTATGGCTCTCGGCTTCCTGCGGAATTTGAATCCATCGTTCGAGAAAAGCGACGAGTTCATCAAGATTTTTGAATCCAATACGTTCCTCCTTCTGCGAGTCCTGCAAACTGAACCGCCACGCCGCGTGCTGTCCCTCCGCGTCGCGCTCCTCCCACACCAGCAAAACAAAGTGGTGATAACGGGGCGGGCGCGCTTGTAAAAATTCAGGCATAGGCTCTGGCAGTCCGTTCATGAATGTGTTATTCTTGCGCCCATTGTATAAAGCCATCATTTAGAAATCATTTATATTCAGACTCTAAGGGTCTCCTTCCCAAACGCAACAACTCCTTTTGCGGGAAAAACCTTTAGAGTCCTGGCACAACTGGAGAGCGGTGGCAGGACTTAAAATTCATCTCCTCGGCGGATTGCAGATCTCGCGCGCCGACGCCCCCATCACCGATTTCATCTCCAACAAGGTTCCAGCCTTGCTGGCCTATCTCGCCGTCACGCACCGTGCACACTCGCGCGATAAACTGGCGTCCCTGTTGTGGGGCGAGATGTCCGAAGCCGACGCGAAAAACAACCTGCGGCAAGCCCTCGCCAACTTGCGCCGCGTCGCCGATGACCACCTGACCGTCACCCGCGACTCTGTCGAATTTTCCGGGGACGGCTTTCTGGACTCTGCCCAATTTGAATCTGACGTAAAATCTGCTTCTTCTTTAGGCCCCGAGCCTGCTTCTGTTATCCTGATAGAGTCCCTGCGCCTCTACCGCGGCGACTTTCTCGAAGGCTTCCACGTCCGCGACGCGCCCGACTTCGAAGACTGGATGCTCACTGAGCGCGCCCGTCTGCGTGAACTTGCGCTCGAGGCCTTGCACACGCTGACCCACTTCCACACTTCGCTCGGCAACTTCGCCGAGGCCATGGCCACCGCCTCGCGCCTGCTGACCTTCGACCCCTGGCGCGAGGAAGCGCACCGCCAACTCATGTTGTTGCAAGCGCGCACCGGCCAATTCAGCGCGGCGCTTGCCCAATATGAGACTTGCAAAAAGATTCTGGAAAAGGAACTCGGCGTCCAACCCTCACTCGAAACGACCGCCCTGTACGAAAGAATCCGCGCCGCGCGGCAATCGGCGCGACACAACCTCCCCGCTCTCACAACCGAATTCATCGGACGCGAAAAAGAACTCGGAAACCTGCGTCAACGCTTGGCCGACCCACAATGCCGTCTTGTCACGGTGACGGGCCTGGGCGGCTGTGGCAAAACGCGCCTGGCGCAGGAAACCGCGCGCGCCTGCGCCGACATGTTCATCAACGGCGCTTGGTTCGCCCCGCTGGCGGCTGTAGAGGCGGAGGGGATTGTCCCTGCGGTAGGGAATGTGTTCAACTTCCCCTTTTCAACGGGTGACCACAAGA
Coding sequences within it:
- a CDS encoding c-type cytochrome — encoded protein: MKKILKWIGIVVGALVGLIVLALAGLYLSAEFRFNKTYDITPEPVTVPTDAASLAIGKHWAEMHCQTCHGEDLGGGPFFDDPSLGYVDAPNLTAGKGGLGGANTDANWVRAIRHGIKHDGTSVFIMPSSDYYYLSDADLGGVIAYVKSVPPVDRETRPRSLAPFAKVLYSLGAFGNLLYAETIQHDVRPPAPPVGVTVDYGEYLSNANGCPSCHGPQLNGAQPSEPGAPFAPNLTPGGELVGWSEADFFKALREGVTPGGRQLGDAMPWKGLGKMTDDELKTVWLYLQSLPKLETATK